The genomic window TTTTACGAAAGCACCTAAATATTGAAGTACTCCAAATCGGACCGGTATCGGATGGCGGAATATGTTTCAAGTTGAATTTGAAAAGTTTGCAGAAATAGCGAGAATAAAATTTGCTACCCTTTGGCCGTCAACAAAATCAACCCCGCCAACCGAAGCCAATATCTCGACCATATTTACTGAAATCTACTCCGAGAAGTACTACTGTTTTTCCGAAGTCCCAATTGCGGGGGGGCGAATTGATATGGTTCTTGTAGACAGATTGGGAAAGTCAATTGTCTTCTGCGAATTTAAATCGAGCAAACCCAATTCAGTTAATGAGATATTATCTGATATTGACCGACTCGATACACTCTCCATTGCAAGCATGCCCTATTATTCGAAAAATAGTTCGCCGGCTGAAGTGTGGGAGGTTATCTTCCAATGGAGCGAAAACGAGAGTGAAGTCGATAAAAATAAGGTAATTATATCGGAAACGCACCC from Syntrophales bacterium includes these protein-coding regions:
- a CDS encoding DUF4263 domain-containing protein gives rise to the protein MFQVEFEKFAEIARIKFATLWPSTKSTPPTEANISTIFTEIYSEKYYCFSEVPIAGGRIDMVLVDRLGKSIVFCEFKSSKPNSVNEILSDIDRLDTLSIASMPYYSKNSSPAEVWEVIFQWSENESEVDKNKVIISETHPQTFQKDIIECEDATLFCLFSAWQRNQK